The Megachile rotundata isolate GNS110a chromosome 4, iyMegRotu1, whole genome shotgun sequence region AACCAACTTTCGAAACAATCTCTGTTCCCAATTTAAAATCAAACCTTTCAGAGGAACACAAAGACTGCTTCGACGCTTTTCAGCACACGTGGAATTCATCTCCAACCGCGAATTCTCTTCGAACCTTTATTTAGAAATCCTTTTTAGACAATGTTCGGAAGAGATTTCACGGGGAGACTCCGAGAGGATCCAAGCGCACCACGATGCATAATACCGAAGAAAAGAACACCAATCGAAATGTTTGAAAACGAAAGTCAAAAAGGAAGCAGCAGTGTCTGGTGCAAAGTATCATACGCTTTGGATGAACGAAACAAAACGAGAAATAAAGAACGATCAAATGCAATGGGCTGGGGTGGCGTTCGTTTTCGATCAATGAAGCCAGGAAGTTGCTTCTGCTGTGTCGtgtaaatgattttaataatgaaAGAAACGTTCAGGATTAAATACATTCATATAGTACCTTTTCAAACAGACATACTGTTATATGTTTACTGAGAACTTTAGTTGTTAGCAACAATCGTGATGACAATTTATGGAGATAAATTTTGTGAGCCTCTGTACATAGcatcatatgtgtatgaatatcacatatagtattatacagagtatcatatgtatatgagtaacatatatagtattatacatagtatcatatgtatatgagtaacatatatagtattatacatagtatcatatgtatatgagtaacatatatagtattatacatagtatcatatgtatatgagtaacgtatatagtattatacatagtatcatatgtatatgagtATCATATATAGTATCATACATAGTATCATATGTAAAGTGtatcatatatatgtatatatcatacaataaaatttataaacgttTCATGATTTTAAGACTCGTTTCAACTTAACACTTCACAATTCACAATTTTAAGTTTGAAGTGTTGCAATCTTAAAAACCTTGAAACTTCAAACGTTCCAAACTTGAAGGTTGATATGAAATATGTGGAGCTTGAAACGATCTGTGTTTGAAGAGTTGCGAGATTAAAGCATTTTGAGTTTGCAGAGTTTGAAGCTCCCAAGCgatccaaatttgaaatattgcaagTTTGAAGTGTCTCGAGCTTCGAGTGACACTTGAAGCGTCCTAAACTTGAAGTGTCCCAAATTTGAAGTGTTCCAAACTTAAAGTATCCTAAACTTGAAGTGTCCTAAAGTGTCCCAAATTTGAAGTGTTCCAAACTTAAAGCATCCTAAACTTGAAGTGTCCTAAAGTGTCCCAAACTTGAAATCTCCCAAACTTGAAGTATCCTGAACTCGAAGTGTCCTAAAGTGTCCCAAATCTGAAGCATCTCAAACTGGAAGTCAAGCTTAAACCACTCCAAGTCTAAAACATTTCAAACTCGAAAATAGTATTTGAAATCTGGCTCCACAAATGTTATCCCGAAATTATGTTGAATGAAATCCTGAACGTTTCTTTGAGCACCGCTGCAACACGCTACACAGACCTGAcacacaaaaaaaaaacgaaatcaGTGGTTTGCAGAGTAACCCGTGCACACGTGAACAGAATGAACGTGTAATGTGAAAACTGTCGAGGGTGTTAATTATTGTCGGTGGAGTACTGATATGTGGCCGACCGAGAGAATGTTTCTTTTTTGGACGGTGATGTAAGTATACACACGCAGGGTGAATAATGCTGGTTAGTCGAGCACTGGTTCAGAATAGAGATACACAACTCGTGAGTGAAACAACAGACTCTAGTAATCGACACGCGAACGCGAATGAACGTTTTGGCGCGTGTTTATTGTCGCGCAAATCGAGAGACAGGGTGAGTCAGTCGAGGCTTTGATACATCTTCGAAATTGTCGATTATGTGGGCGAATATTTTAGACAGATGTTAAACGATGTCGAAGAAAACATAAGGTAATTATTTTTAGGTcgattttttgcaaatttttatcaaGTTTGTTCTTTAAATGGAATGATACATTTTTAGTATATTGttatatttgcaatttataacaaatgtatttaaaaacgaTTAGATACCttgatttcaattttgaatataGTAAAAATGGAAGTATGTGCTcgtaaatatttgtaacatgTAACATTTGCATCTACGTCTTTTTCTACCAGTGGTAATGTGTCAAAAACTATACTATTTTGTGTATTAATATGTAGATCTTTAAATGATTTCGAGATGTGCGTGCTTACTAGGGAGTatactgaaattaaaatatccccTAAACTTATggtttttatgtaaaaaatatttttttatgaaaaatggaAAGTATGTTCTAAaaaatgtatgattctatttaagATGACAAATTTTCGTATGATCACACACGATTGTCCTTCGATATCATCTgacttttgtttaaaatattttttaatataattgacaGTTTGGAAGATATTTCAGGTTAAAATCTGAAATGACTTACCCTGTAtatttgtatacagggtgtcctgcAATGTATAGTATAAGCAGAAATGTGATAATTTTACATTGGACAATAAATCAAAAATatagaacaaattttttttataaaagttttattatCAAATATACCAAGTTCAAAAATACGAAATATTCTTctataatttaaacaatttttacgtttccattaattcaacatttaataaaatgtataaatgaataaatgtttttaagctaaaatatatttgaaaaatttctaagtccaattttcctaataactattttatatttttgactaATTCTCctatgcaaaattattttccCAGACCTGCATCCCTCTGTAGCGATTAAAAACATCTActtaaaaaaatcaattttgaaaataatttcctcgtacataaattaataaaatgaaatatctaTTCATGCAATAAATTGTCAAGATTAAACATTATCTCTTTTGCCAAattagaaataaagaaatagaatcgttattcgaaataaaatatttattatttcaatgatatttatattttacatatttttaaacaatttccggaataattttcaaacaaaatccGCCCAGGTCTGCGTGTTACTACCTGTACTACGTACTGCAGGACACCTTGTATGTATGTAAAAAGAGAAATATACATATGAGATTAAAAAACGCTAAGATACgtgatgtaaaaatgtaaagaagCTTAGAAATATAATTGACTCTTACACCAAGGTCCAGATCAAGCCAGAGTATACCAAATGCAGCGGATAGAATGCACAGGAACACACAATCAATTAAACATACATTATTTCGAGAAACAGTAACCGTGTTTCGAGTTACGGGGTCAGTGGGTCACTTTTTATCTTATTTCTTATTTCTCGCTAATCTGTTACTTAGTTTATAGCTGTACAACCGAGGAGAACTACTCGCTTTCGTTCTAGTtcgcttttcttcttcttctttcactTTCCTTATTTACAGGTTATTTATTAATACTCTCAGGTAGACAGAGCTGCATTATAAACTAAATGCTTCAGACATTCAGAAGTTTTACCTTGGAATCTGCTTTCCAtgaaatcattttaaaaattatctattacaaagaagtttaaaaattaacatttatgtTACGGAGAAATGTAGAAAAAAATGAGTTACTTTCTGACATGATCAGGAAAATGtaacctaaaattttaacacgaatatgatattaattttacaaagtcAAGTATTAAAATAGTCAAAATAACTAACctcaaataatacaaattaagaTTTTACAATTACAAATCACTCAAAATCTCCTACATTAATCTCATTGGTCGAATATCCCTTAAAAAGCATATAACACAGTTAATAAACAGTTCGCAGCTCTGTCTTCCATTTTAAGACCTTGCAGACCCATGGTGTCTAAACGCAATCACGGTCGATCAACTGTCGTGTTCGAGGGTTGTCGAAGTCGATAACCCCTCCACGGACACCTTCTTCTCTTTCCGACGAACAAAAGAAGACATTTTCACCAAGAATCACGACGTAGTAAGAGGCGAGGAGAGGACGGAACAGAAGAAGAAAGTATCGAGGTGATTGATTCATGAACACGGAAGGGGTTTCGAGTGAAACGCAAGAGAAAAGTGGTAGTCGTCATGGCGGGGTGATCACACTCAGGCAAAGAGAATCAATCGATGTGTGGGTTAGTCGTCGCGTGAATGAGGATTAAGTACCTGGAAATGATGCTCTTCATCTTGGTATCCGGTGCAACGCCGTCTATATCGGTATCCTCGGTTGCGCCTAACCGGGCCCTCAGTCGATCTACGCTACTCTGCAGCCTCTCGATTTCCACTTCGTACTGGAAACGAAGAGACGTGGCGTTGTTAGTTACAAGACacatacagacagaggcaggcgaACAGCCGTTCCGTTAGGCGATAGATCAGAAAGGACATATAGGAGACGGCTTCGTAGAAAGAGGAACTTGTTATTCACAACGATAATGTTATCACGGATTTATATACAGTCGGGGTTAgggtaaaattaaaaaagttcctCTTTGGTTCGAGGACGTCTGGCTGGAGGAATCTTCTGATCGCtgctgaaaatttagaatcgaTGATCTTAGTTCGCTTGGTTTCgttaataacaaatttcaagATGAATAGTAAGTCAATCTTCTTTAACAAGGTGAAATCCGAATCAACGTAAACGTAATTCCGCAGCTTCATTCGTCATCGAGGAAACCAAGTAATCCATAGAACGCTATAGATATCGGATGCGCTACCTGATCGATGCTTCGATGACTTCGAGATTTGCTCCTCCTGGTCGTGCAGCTCTCTTCTTCGCTGGTGTCAGACAGGTCCCGTGTCGAGTCTAACGACAATCTCCTCCTCAGCTTCGTACAGCATACGTTCTGATTCTGTTCCGAGTTATTTCTGTGCGTCTGATTGTTCTGCCTCCACTGATTATGATTGTTCCTCTGCAGGTTCCTCACGTTGTTCTGTGGCGGAGGTGACGGGCTCAGATCGACGCCTCTGACACCCTCGACGCCACCGCCGCTTCCCTCTCTCTCCTCTGAACTACTGCTGCCCCTCCTCCCGTTCCTCCCGTGGTTCGATTCCATGTGATAAACGGGATTCGCGAACGCGAGGGGCGCAGCGTTCAGTATGTGCGCGTTCGCGTTGTTGCTGCTGAGATCCACCGGGCTGGAGCTCTGGCTATAAGCGGCGAAACTTTGATAACCGGATGAGGCTACGTTACTTAGCTGAGAGATCGATATCTGCGATCCCTTTTGCGATTTAGACTCGGACACTTCGTCATCGGCGTACCTCAACAGGTCGGACAGCTCGTCCAGGTTACCGTTGGCCGTCGTGTTATTCGTCTTGCTGTTGTTGTAATTGTTGTTCGGCTGGTGATTGATCGACAGTGTCAGATTCGGCGACGGGTTCACCACCACGTTCGCGTTCACGGTGGTTTTCGAGACGTTGTTGTAGTTCTGATGCTGGGTCTGATTCGCGTTCTCCTCCTTGTTGCAGTGATTCCTGCTAGCCGATCTCGAGACGTTGtagttgttgtgattgtaattgtcctcCCTGTCGTGGATGTCCAGGTTCTGTAGCCGGGCAATGTTGTGTCTGTGGttctgttgctgttgctgctgttgacTCATAACGGGGCAGTTGTTCGACTGGTTGTTTTGAGGAACGGTGATGTTGTAGTTGGAGTCCTTTAAGTTATTGTGACTTTCCGATCTAGTTGGGCTGGTGGGATGTGTCTGGCAGTGATTCACGTTCGCCAGACTAGCGCTGGCGGTTAATCTGTACCCTGCGCCTGTCCTGTTGGATCCGATCGCCCTGTGCTGTCGCACTATCGGCGTGGGTGAACGTGACACAAAAGCTGGGGGCTCCAGAGGATAGTCGTCGGTGGTAATTTGTAGTTGGAGCTTCCCGTTAGTCGGCAAATAAGCGTTTCGAGGAAGAGTGGCAGCTCTGGCGACGTTGGGACTTCGGGAACTGTTGTGGCCCAGAGTATTCGATTGCAGTACCTCGTTACTGTCTCTGATGGTACCGTTCAGCGTGCTGTGATTGCTCAGAGTAGATGTTGCCGATACGGAGAGATTCGTGTTGCTGTTTGCGATCGTCGGATCGTTATAACGAAAAATGTTGTTCTGAAGGTTTGGATAACGATGCGAGGCTGATACTGGACTTGGACCCGATTGATCAAGGGCTATGGAGATCCTCTCCAGGATCTCCGGTAGTCGGGATGGAGGCAGTGATGGCGATGATGAAGAGATTGTGACTAAACTTTCGCGCAGAAGAGCGTGAAGAAGAGACAATTGCTTTCCCAGGTCTATGTAGCCGTCGAATTCCAGGGAATTGTTGGCTGGAGCATCCTTTGGCAGAGGgctctgttaaaaataaatttgatcttACAGATAAGTTCTCCACATAGGTTATAATAGAATAACAGGAGTACGTACACTGATCATCTGAAGGAAATTCTTCATGGACGGAGCTTCTCGCTCTAGGAAATCGTTCATAAATTCCATGAAGTTCTCTTTTCCTTGGAATCTCGTGAAGTTCGCGAGAGTTTGGAGCGTTTTCGCTACGAGAGTGAGATTCCTCGCTGCCTTTTCATTCGGATATTCTGCAAAGACACACAAAttccaataaaaaatttgtcaattaatCGATTATACACGGTAAACTTCATTTAGAAGCAACGACGCACGAAATATGAGAGCTGATAAAAGTCTGCCATTTCCGCAGCACTCATCAAAACAAAGCTTATCTTATCTCCCGTGAAACATGCATAATACGGAGTTTATGTCAGTtgctataaatatttgtttacaaGTTTAATCATATTTGAATTGCATAAAAGATGTTTAATCTGTATAGATTTTTTATTATCTAAGATTCTAACTATCTAATGTATGGCAAAGGTTACTCATCTCCAAATGCTAGTTACGGTATCTTGATCTCATGAACGAAATAACGAGACGAAGACATCGAGCGTTTGACTTACCGTGCGTAATGTTGAAGAGAGAGGGGCTGAGTATGGCGGGACACAGGAATCTCAGGAATATAGACGCAGAGATCAGATTGTCAGCAATGTCCTCCCGGCCCATGTCAGCCAGTCGCTCGCGGAATATACGGAAGCACTCCCGTAATTCGAGAGGAAAGTGAGCGTGGCTAGATAGTATCCTGCTCCAGGCGAGCTCTACGGCGTTCCGTAGATTCTGCTGTTGTTTGTGAAGGGCCGCCACCGAGGCGACCTTCAGTGGGTCCACCTCGCAATCGCCACCTTCCACCGCACCCCTCACAACCGCCCCCAAGGTCTCCTGCAGGTACCTGTCTCCCGTCAACTTCAGGTAGGCCTCCATCGCCTTCGTGGCTAAGGAATTTCCTCGAAAGGTGAGCCTCTCGTCGTCTGAAATTCGATATCTTTCGTTAATATTCGACAGATCGGTTTCTTCAGTTTCGACTTTTTCGACTACCGTGCTTCGGGGTGAACGccaattttatttcttctgGGAGTGATACCTGATATGACTGGGAATGCTTATggaaattttctgtaatttgaCTTTCAGAATCTGATAAATCTGGACTTAATTGTTGCCATTTAAGGGATTATTAATTCTAACTATAGGACGTGTAGTCAAAGTGTTTACGTTGTACGTGTAgatataatataacatttgtTCAAACAAGAAGGTTAGATCAGTTAGACCAATTAAGTAACTTAGAGGAAAATCACTTGCTTGCTCAAACGATGAATTCATCTTATAGTATTCTCTATAGTACATTTCTGAATATATCAACTTTTGTATTTCATAATTCATCACAAACACAAAAACTAATGTTTATATCAGAAAGCTAACAAAATGAAGAATAGAGTATGATTGTCTCTTCGAGATGAAGATACCAATACTTACCTATTCTATGGATGTCCATCATCACCAAGTCAGCAAGAAACTGTGGTGCCTTCTTCTCGCGTTGCATGACTGCCACCAAGGCCGTGGCGATGTCCTCCTTCGCTTTAACGCCGATCACCGGCTCCAATTTCTCGCAAAGAGACGCATAATCCGTCTTTAGGTACTCCAGAAACTCCTGGTACACCTGGACCGGAAGTATGTCTACGGATTGGAAGCGACATTTCACCCTGAGTGCCGGAGGTTCCTTCAGCGGACCTTTGTCGCCTACCACAGGGTACCATTTCTCGGTCAGGTAACGAGATGTGACGTTGTGCACGGGTATACTAACGGAACCtaatcaaaaattccaaacatcaTTAATCCAAGTCTCACAgtaaaatgtacaatatttattatagaagTATAGAAGTATATAGAAGTAGACTCTATTTGAAGTAAACTATTTCAAGTATGTTATTTGAAATATCAATTCGATTTGAACTTTCAACTCACCAATCAAAACATTCTTATCCCTCTTCTTCTTCCGATCAGCCTCTCTGTACAGGTTCACTTGAATAGTGTTGACAGAGGGCAGATGATGGAAGTCGAAGTGTTCACCCCAGAAGCAAAGGTCGGCCTTCAGCTTCGCGGTGGTTCGCGCGTACAACGTGCTGTCCAGACAAACCTCGCAGAAATATCGCTTCTTTGCCGGTACGCCTTTAGCCTCGAGCAGCCAAATCTGCAGAGAGTTGTCCGTTCGTCTTGTCTGCTCCGCGTCCGGTTGTACTGATTTCCTCAAGCTACGAATTTTAACAACATATTACAGCGGCTCTTCACACCATTGCGTCGTGTCATGATTTTCTTTAGGAcactttattttgttttattttatatatgataGACAATTCTGATAACAGATGGTGTTTTAAGGAGACCTGTTATTATGAGCTTGATATATTAGTATTCAAATTCATCCACATACTAATATCTGCACATACAGGTACATATACAAATACTTATAATACATGTGCATCCACATATGTATCTAAGTACTtgtacatccacatatgtgtccaAATATTTGTACATCCTCATTCATATACAAATACTTGAACATTCACATACATGTCCAAGTATATGTACATCCTCATTCATATACAAATACTTGAACAGTCACATACATGTTCAAGCATATGTACAtccatattcatatacatatacttgaACATCCACATTCTCATCCACATACATGTACATCCACATTCATATCTAAATACTTGTACATCCACATACTCATTCACATACATGTACATCCACATTCATATCAAAATACTCGTACATCCACATTCTCATCCACATACACGTACATCCACATTCTCATCCACATACATGTACGTCCACATACATATCCAAATACTCGTACACCTACATTTTCATCCACATACATGTACATCCACATGCATATCCAAATACCCATACATCCACATTCGCAACCAAATATTAATGCAACCACATCCACAGTCCTCGTTACGAAAAAACGATCCACAGCAACAATTTCGAACAGAAGATGATATACGTTGGTAAGCACATTCCAAAAGATCATCACCAAAAACAGTACCGTTCAGCAGGTAGCCGTTGTAAGGATGACTCGACACGTGGATCATTGAGCACGTTCGGATTCGTGAGTGGCACGACGCGGCGTAAGAAAAAGAAGCGAAAGAAGCAAGAGAGAAACGGTACCAACCTGTGTAACCACTGGTCCCGTTCGTGAGCGGTCCTGCAACTGAAATACTTGGGTCCACCGGTGCTGGGTGTCACCTGGAAGCAGTGAGGTCTACCGAGCAGGCTCGGATGCAGCGGTGTCACGGCTGCGAGGTCCATCGAGGTCACTGCCTGTCCACAGAGCAGGGACTCGTGTGAACGACAACCACGAAGTCCGGCACCGCGTTGTTTCTGTCGCTCGAGTTTCGTCACGCTTTTCGTCCTCTTCAGCGGATTCGAGCGGAAGGACCTCTTCGAGAAGAAGTTCTGGCAACAGAAAAGGATGGTGTTGTGATTAACATGTGATAAACATGTAATTAACTGCATAAACCGGTTGTAACTGTTTCTACCTAAATGGTTGTATAGATAGAAATGATCTTTCACATGATACGAGGTACTTTTTTCAAAATTGAGGTTAGACATATGTTTCTCTAAATCTCTTAATAAGAATAGAAACATATGTGAATACTATGcatgcaattatttttaatttttctatagaAATACTATAGATGCGTAGATGATTATATTTGGATGGACAGACTGTTTCTAATGAGtataatatgtgaaatataatttcaacactggaatattaaataaattcaaatggTCCATTATCTAACAAGAGGTTACGATATTTCAATTCTTATGAAACTTAACCATAAATGAAGGGGTGTCTTCTTACAAAAGAATGAATTGTAAATTTCTTTGTTATGAAATACACGTTGTGAACGCAGTCTTTTCAAGGTTCCACAACGAATTCTTCGATACGCCGCGATCGATAATAAATCAAAGTTGTGCGATTCCCTTGGAGCGCAAATACTAGTCTCATCAAATTAATTACGAGAAGATTAATCGACCAGCAATGATGCAATGAGACGTGTGACGTGACTGTAACTTGATGTACGATATAACTGTACGATCTGTTCTCCTCGATGATTAAACGTGTTTTGCTCGTAAAGTTAAGCGAGTCCCGACAATCGGCCTCGCGTGTTGTTGAAAGACAGGAAAGCACTTACCGATCAGAAGAACCGTTTTGTCGTCCTTCTGATCAACTTCTGTATATAGCAGTGAGAAACATTTAAAGAGTAATGGGTGAATTTATGGTGTGGTCAGACGGTGTTCGTTTGAACAGgttgaaattgtaattatatggtaTGCGGAGCTCATTAATGGGGTTTCTAGGGAAAACGGTGGTGTTGGggtaggttaggttggatttctggtaaatttgaaagcttgggaattttaggagtgtggaggtttggagatgtggggatttggggatttaggaatatggagatttgggaatttggaaatttggggatttggggatttgagagtttaggaatttggacatttggggatttagggatttgggggtttaggaatttggacatttggggatttgggaatttggggatttggggatttggggatttggggatttggggatttgggaatttggggatttgtggatttaggagtttaggaatttggggatttggggatttggggatatggggatttggagatttggagatttggagatttggagatttgggaatttggagatttggggatttggggattgagggatttgggaatttgtggatttgggaatctggggatctggagatatgggaatctgAGTAtctgggggtttagaaattttggaacctgAAGAATTGGACATttaaaggtttggaaatttggagatttgaggagtaAGAGATTCAGAGATCTTATGACttgtggatttggtgatttagggaattggggttgGTGGGATTTCGAGGTTTGGGGCGtgtgaattttgaggatttgtagatgtagaaatttggaaacttgaaattcgagaacctagaaatttagaaatttgcagaactcagaacttaggaatttgcaaatttgggaatttagtcattttgggggttttagaatttggagattaaggAACTCAGTGATCTGTTTTAAAGtctcaagaatttgaaaattttcgaatttcatagtttggttataaaattcatagatatggagaatttaataattcacatATCTTCCATTACTCatttaacacaaaaaaaaaataaatatctctctcataaaaatataaaatgtaatacacatatgtgacaatGCACATATAAGTCTACATAtccatccctatatccccagcCACAgtaaaactttcaaaaattataaaaatctagGTACCTATTCCACAGTTTCATGTTCCATtcaccaaattcctcaaacatTCACATCTAACCAAAAATGACCCATAACTTCATCACCTCACATCACATTTAACACTCCACTCACATTTCTCTCAGGAATATCATAACATAAATTCCACGAAACAACCGAATCACCAATTCTCTGACAACATCACCAATTCTTGTCAACACTTCGAACATTCGCAAACGAATTCTCAAACGACAGCTCTCTATTAGACACAAAATAAACGAGCAATTCGCGAAACGGCAGATTGTTTCAGTAGCTAAAGCTGTCTACACCACGAGTGAAAATCATCGACTGACTCGACGAGCGATATCAAGAATCTTTCGTGACATTGCCCAGGTGAAAGGTATTCCTGTGTTTGATACCAGCAGGATTTAGCCCGTGTATCCGGTACAACGATGTACCAATCGATCCTTGGGCCCGAAAACTATTCTTAAATTAACTTGGAAAAAGATTAGTTGACTTCTTCGTGCATTTTCAATTAGAAACTCGAACTAGTCGAACTGTGTCAATGTTGGGTGGGATGTTACGTAAAGGTTAATCTAGCGTGACGAGAAAGTTGGAACACTgggaaattttttactttaatgAAGCGTGAATTTATTGTACTTGAAACTAGAGActaaatggaagaattgaaattaatttttttattattatagtaggtttgtaatttttatttaatttccttttttttgtttaagatTGGGCACATTTGGGTTTGGTGAAGATTGGGTATTTTTggaagaattttatatttgttcaaTTTAGTTGCAAATTTGTCTTCAAggagtttta contains the following coding sequences:
- the raskol gene encoding ras GTPase-activating protein raskol isoform X9, which gives rise to MHNVSTEGASPGGRRLSRSFHSCLRGADHDDLESDTSYEKACRRGSAPATPVLGARPLDVTPNRIVNFFSKRSFRSNPLKRTKSVTKLERQKQRGAGLRGCRSHESLLCGQAVTSMDLAAVTPLHPSLLGRPHCFQVTPSTGGPKYFSCRTAHERDQWLHSLRKSVQPDAEQTRRTDNSLQIWLLEAKGVPAKKRYFCEVCLDSTLYARTTAKLKADLCFWGEHFDFHHLPSVNTIQVNLYREADRKKKRDKNVLIGSVSIPVHNVTSRYLTEKWYPVVGDKGPLKEPPALRVKCRFQSVDILPVQVYQEFLEYLKTDYASLCEKLEPVIGVKAKEDIATALVAVMQREKKAPQFLADLVMMDIHRIDDERLTFRGNSLATKAMEAYLKLTGDRYLQETLGAVVRGAVEGGDCEVDPLKVASVAALHKQQQNLRNAVELAWSRILSSHAHFPLELRECFRIFRERLADMGREDIADNLISASIFLRFLCPAILSPSLFNITHEYPNEKAARNLTLVAKTLQTLANFTRFQGKENFMEFMNDFLEREAPSMKNFLQMISSPLPKDAPANNSLEFDGYIDLGKQLSLLHALLRESLVTISSSSPSLPPSRLPEILERISIALDQSGPSPVSASHRYPNLQNNIFRYNDPTIANSNTNLSVSATSTLSNHSTLNGTIRDSNEVLQSNTLGHNSSRSPNVARAATLPRNAYLPTNGKLQLQITTDDYPLEPPAFVSRSPTPIVRQHRAIGSNRTGAGYRLTASASLANVNHCQTHPTSPTRSESHNNLKDSNYNITVPQNNQSNNCPVMSQQQQQQQNHRHNIARLQNLDIHDREDNYNHNNYNVSRSASRNHCNKEENANQTQHQNYNNVSKTTVNANVVVNPSPNLTLSINHQPNNNYNNSKTNNTTANGNLDELSDLLRYADDEVSESKSQKGSQISISQLSNVASSGYQSFAAYSQSSSPVDLSSNNANAHILNAAPLAFANPVYHMESNHGRNGRRGSSSSEEREGSGGGVEGVRGVDLSPSPPPQNNVRNLQRNNHNQWRQNNQTHRNNSEQNQNVCCTKLRRRLSLDSTRDLSDTSEEESCTTRRSKSRSHRSIDQYEVEIERLQSSVDRLRARLGATEDTDIDGVAPDTKMKSIISRLISVEEELRREQLKMSAALSYKQRVIDAQEQQIAALDAANSRLMTSNTRLLSALSTLKQRYNAKSQSSSEAAALLQNIVDIGELKSSSC
- the raskol gene encoding ras GTPase-activating protein raskol isoform X1, translating into MLNAEHLEESPKRRSTFYVSLDGESRQPSKIPKTIESDKFVSNTFPISTKTPNVVLTRTLSNNEALSTPKRMDETFPEPRGKVQSLTKIFETPKSEQSNGPDQRKKVERTRSFKTIERFQSRFTGKKDANRKDSRLNNTIACFEVEDEDSKKKTDNKRTTKNLDSKSTSNARISSTETRSKQNGSTTFTNLLIRRTHSTKLARSTSTLVKPTGRHASVDSPSGVATPARNDHRSTNEKSREEETPEDSVVDNDEGTESSVFEDADADAGIHSDTSYEKACRRGSAPATPVLGARPLDVTPNRIVNFFSKRSFRSNPLKRTKSVTKLERQKQRGAGLRGCRSHESLLCGQAVTSMDLAAVTPLHPSLLGRPHCFQVTPSTGGPKYFSCRTAHERDQWLHSLRKSVQPDAEQTRRTDNSLQIWLLEAKGVPAKKRYFCEVCLDSTLYARTTAKLKADLCFWGEHFDFHHLPSVNTIQVNLYREADRKKKRDKNVLIGSVSIPVHNVTSRYLTEKWYPVVGDKGPLKEPPALRVKCRFQSVDILPVQVYQEFLEYLKTDYASLCEKLEPVIGVKAKEDIATALVAVMQREKKAPQFLADLVMMDIHRIDDERLTFRGNSLATKAMEAYLKLTGDRYLQETLGAVVRGAVEGGDCEVDPLKVASVAALHKQQQNLRNAVELAWSRILSSHAHFPLELRECFRIFRERLADMGREDIADNLISASIFLRFLCPAILSPSLFNITHEYPNEKAARNLTLVAKTLQTLANFTRFQGKENFMEFMNDFLEREAPSMKNFLQMISSPLPKDAPANNSLEFDGYIDLGKQLSLLHALLRESLVTISSSSPSLPPSRLPEILERISIALDQSGPSPVSASHRYPNLQNNIFRYNDPTIANSNTNLSVSATSTLSNHSTLNGTIRDSNEVLQSNTLGHNSSRSPNVARAATLPRNAYLPTNGKLQLQITTDDYPLEPPAFVSRSPTPIVRQHRAIGSNRTGAGYRLTASASLANVNHCQTHPTSPTRSESHNNLKDSNYNITVPQNNQSNNCPVMSQQQQQQQNHRHNIARLQNLDIHDREDNYNHNNYNVSRSASRNHCNKEENANQTQHQNYNNVSKTTVNANVVVNPSPNLTLSINHQPNNNYNNSKTNNTTANGNLDELSDLLRYADDEVSESKSQKGSQISISQLSNVASSGYQSFAAYSQSSSPVDLSSNNANAHILNAAPLAFANPVYHMESNHGRNGRRGSSSSEEREGSGGGVEGVRGVDLSPSPPPQNNVRNLQRNNHNQWRQNNQTHRNNSEQNQNVCCTKLRRRLSLDSTRDLSDTSEEESCTTRRSKSRSHRSIDQYEVEIERLQSSVDRLRARLGATEDTDIDGVAPDTKMKSIISRLISVEEELRREQLKMSAALSYKQRVIDAQEQQIAALDAANSRLMTSNTRLLSALSTLKQRYNAKSQSSSEAAALLQNIVDIGELKSSSC